One region of Trichosurus vulpecula isolate mTriVul1 chromosome 1, mTriVul1.pri, whole genome shotgun sequence genomic DNA includes:
- the CLDN5 gene encoding claudin-5: protein MSSVALEILGLGLCIVGWVGMIVACGLPMWQVSAFLESNIVTAQTIWQGLWMNCVVQSTGQMQCKVYDSVLALKPEVQAGRALTVLVSLLGLVALMVTVAGAQCTTCVAPGKAKARVAAAGGALYVLCGLLSLVPLCWFANIVISEFYDPTVPTSQKREMGSALYIGWAATALLLLGGGLVCCGACSAAAREDLPFPVKYSAPRRSTVTADYDKKNYV, encoded by the coding sequence ATGTCGTCGGTGGCGCTGGAgatcctggggctggggctgtgcaTCGTGGGCTGGGTGGGCATGATCGTGGCGTGCGGGCTGCCCATGTGGCAAGTGTCCGCCTTCCTGGAGAGCAACATCGTGACGGCGCAGACCATCTGGCAGGGCCTGTGGATGAACTGCGTGGTGCAGAGCACGGGTCAGATGCAGTGCAAGGTGTACGACTCGGTGCTGGCGCTCAAGCCCGAGGTGCAGGCGGGCCGCGCGCTCACCGTGCTCGTGTCGCTGCTGGGGCTCGTGGCGCTCATGGTGACCGTGGCTGGCGCGCAGTGCACCACGTGCGTGGCGCCCGGCAAGGCCAAGGCGCGGGTGGCGGCCGCCGGCGGCGCCCTCTACGTCCTCTGCGGCCTCCTGTCGCTGGTGCCCCTCTGCTGGTTTGCCAACATCGTGATCAGCGAGTTCTACGACCCCACGGTGCCCACGTCGCAGAAGCGGGAGATGGGCTCGGCGCTCTACATCGGCTGGGCGGCCACGGCGCTGCTGCTGCTGGGAGGCGGCCTGGTCTGCTGCGGCGCCTGCTCGGCAGCTGCCCGCGAGGATCTCCCCTTCCCGGTCAAGTACTCGGCTCCGCGACGGTCCACGGTGACCGCGGACTACGACAAGAAGAACTACGTCTGA